The Solidesulfovibrio fructosivorans JJ] genome includes the window CAAGGCCCGATCCCAGATCAACAAGGTCGGGACGCTCCTCAAACAGGCCAAGCCCCTGCCCGCCGTGTCGGCCCTTCACGAGGCCATCGGGGCGGTGTTGCGCACGCCGCTTATGAAGTCGGAGAAAGAGGAGTTTTCCAAACTCATCACCGACGCGGTGTTGCTTCTTAACGGCGACCGCAACCTGCGCAAGGTGTATCCGCTCATCCTCGATTACACTCCGGGAAAGGAAAAGGAGCTGGCCGACACCCTGGTCACTCTCCTCGGCGAGCTGCAAGCCACGGCCGTGGAGGAAGCCAAGGACATCATGGCCGATATGGCGCAGCGCATCGCCAGCGGCTTGGCCGAAGGCAAGGGTCTTCTCGAAGAGAAACGTTTCGAGGAAGCCAAGCAATCCCTCGAAAAGCTGGCCCGGGAATTCCCCCGCGACGCCGACCTGCGGGCGCGCATCGCCGAGCTTTTCATCTCCGGGGAACTGTACGAGGAAGCGTTTTCCTACCTCGACGAGGCCATCAACCTTTCGCCCGATCAAATCCACCACTACAACCGCATCGGCATCGTGCTGCGCAAGCTGCACAAATACGACATCGCCGAGAGATACTTCATGCGGGCGGTGGAATTCGCCAAATCCGACCCCAACCTCTACTTCAACCTCGGCCGGGTCTATCTGGACTGGCAACGCTGGG containing:
- a CDS encoding tetratricopeptide repeat protein; translated protein: MSSELTKARSQINKVGTLLKQAKPLPAVSALHEAIGAVLRTPLMKSEKEEFSKLITDAVLLLNGDRNLRKVYPLILDYTPGKEKELADTLVTLLGELQATAVEEAKDIMADMAQRIASGLAEGKGLLEEKRFEEAKQSLEKLAREFPRDADLRARIAELFISGELYEEAFSYLDEAINLSPDQIHHYNRIGIVLRKLHKYDIAERYFMRAVEFAKSDPNLYFNLGRVYLDWQRWDKAEKASRLALRLSPSFVEAHKLLNFVLKKQGKEPEPIS